Genomic DNA from Entelurus aequoreus isolate RoL-2023_Sb linkage group LG25, RoL_Eaeq_v1.1, whole genome shotgun sequence:
AATGGCACAGCAATACGCCACACCGTTCCTTTTCCACTGATCAAGGCTGAGCGTTAACTGGCCGTAGACTGAATACACGCCTTGGTTTTCTACAGGTTGGGTGGTCCTGGTGACGTATGTGGAGTTTACGGGGTTGTCATCGACAAGCCAAGACACCAGAACCTCTTGGGGGAAGAAGTCTTTCACTAAGCAAGTCAGGGTAACCATGTTTTTAACAGTTTGTTCCACTGGAGGCATCATAAACACCGCAGGATTTTGAGGTGATTTATCTGCAAGTGCGACAGAACAACATTTGACCACAGGAAGTAGTATCAAACATTTACAGTTTTCTTACCAGCAGTTCTTTTATAGGCTTTCTTTACTGGGTGCGCAATCTTTGAATGCTTCACCACGCAGTTGCGCTCTATCCCTTTGCTCCATTCGTCATACGTGATGTCAAGCCGAGTCTCAAATGGGCCCGAATTGCCCGGCGGGGGGGCTTTCAAGGTCCCGGCCATCTCGTTGCCATCCTGGTCCTCCCACAAAATACTCAGCACAGATAGCCTGCTAACTTTGACCTGACATATCACCGTGCCTTTTTTGTTCAGAAAGATGTCCTCCATTGTGGGGCCGCTGATCTGTATATCGACATCCGCCTCCGGGCATCCTTCGCCTGTTGAATGGACAGGAAGACTTTTTCAAGGCCGTTGTGTGATTTACATTGAGTGTGTTGCATTTTAGCTCGCGTTCACACTGGTGGTTCGGACCAAAAATATATGCATTGAAGGACTTGATTGGACACTTTTATTGACCTAACTCAATTATTTCAAACCAAAATGAGTTGTTTTTGAGACGTTGCTATTTTTACCAGCTTATTTGTACTAGGGCAGTTaaatcatgtgattaatcacaacatAGTACATTAATCATGGGTACACGCATATTAATTACACATTTTGCTTTGAGCATACATGTTCCTTTACTTTAACtgcagatggttacctgaaaggtggcatACTTTTTTTGTTGTACCACAAACATAATGCACCCAATTCTTGAAGTGAGGATCAACGCTTGATTCAAACcaatttttgcaaaatatttaaatatataattaaagtaatgctgttaaatgtaacgagttaactcatgtgattcatCAACCGaaaaattgcattaatcatgcgtatacacagattaatcacgcaatttattttgaccgcacatgctcctttaccttaactgtgGATTTTTACCTGAAAGGTGCGTGGGTTGGTATATTTATAGAGAGAGATGAGTGAGaggactccgactggtgtgctctcTGGCATATTTAATTTCAAAATACACCCGAGGGGACTTAGGATACAACTTTCTCTGAATTTTTGAgcagtgcattcaagtaaaacattttaaaatgttgctgtatGTCATTGTCACGTTAAAAATTACATTTGTGCCCAATTACAGGGGCCTTTCTAGGGTCATTTAAATCATGCaagcaggtaaaaaggtaaatcTCATCccaatttaaaagtgtgattaatcagatttgaaTAATTAATCATTTGACCACACTAATTTTTACAAACACCCTGTTGTCACACACAAAGAGTCTTACATATTTGTAATTTTTGCATGCTTTGTTTGCAATCAGAGTTTGATTTAACCAAAGTGTGAACACAGcctaaaataaacaaatagaaaAGTACTCACTACATGAATCTGGGGCACGCGTGTTGCTCACAGATGAGTTGATATACACATCTCCATGTGCGTCCCTCCCCTTAAACTCGCACCTTACAGTGGTGCCAGATGACCACTCGTCGGACTTGAGCGTGATGAGGCTCGCCGCGCTGTAAAGCGTCGTTCCATTTGCAGTCTTTCTGGCCTTAGACAAAGTTATGACCTGCTCTATTCCGTGGGAGATGTCCTCTTCGTTATACAGCCATTTGAAGTCATAAACATTTGGGGAAAAATCTTTGGCAAAGCAGACGATTGAAGCCTCATCTTGACCATGAGAGGAGGCCAACACTTTCAGAGTTGGCAACTTGTAAAAGGACTCTgaaacacgaacatattaagtatatGTCTgcacaacaaatatatatacacaactcaAAACGTCATTTGAATGCTATTTCTCATGGCTTCTGCAGGGTCGACACTACTAAAACAGCAAGATTAGATCGTACACAACCTGCATGTGAGACAAGCAAGCGTAGATTAAACAAAAAGCAAGCAAAAAACTGCTGCAACAATTATTTCCCTGACAGACAAGGCAGAGTAAGCAGCTGCACAAGGAAGAGTCAGACCTTTCTTTCCACCTTACTGTTGGCTTTAGCACCAACAATAACATCATTTGTGTGGATAGTATGAAATAATGTGCAATTTTCAGATAAATGtgttgtgtgtaaacattttttaacataaaaaaatcatCTAATTCTAATTACCCCGTTCCAGATATCCAAATATATTTACACAAAACACTTTTTGCAGAgcttaattatatttttaaaaacaggtATAgtttttaacatcacttttacctttttgGAGGACTACTGACAAGGATGAGCTACTAGCAGTGTGGTGCATTCAGTGACAGTCTGGAAATACGTCTTCTAGGGCTCTTGTTTGACTATTACTGTACACTACAACTTAATTTGGCTCCATAGTGGGTTATTTTGTGTAGAATACAAAATAACCCACTTTCAATCATACTAAAACCGGGGCATCTGAAaaccaatatatattttttcaacgaCTTCAAATACACCGAATCCAAATATACTACAAAAGTGACAGCACATTACTGTGATTACCTTTAGCTGTGTCACATTCATTGTACCTATTTTAAGACTACACTACAAGATATGCTGTAAACACGTCTTACCTTCTGTTTTGGTGATCACGGCATCAACAGTTTTAGTTGAATGTTTGGCGACACATCGAAATTTGGCCCTGCTGTCCCAGTCGGCTTGCCTCACTCGGATCTGACTGACTCCCGTGTAAAGGTTGTCCTTCTCCACTGAAGGATACTGAATGAAGTCAGACAAATCGGTCCCGTCTTTGCTCCACGCAAACGTCAGTGGAAGAGGTTTGAAGCCGGTGGCCAGACAGCCGAGAGTGACCATGTCTCCTGCTCCGGAGCCACATTGCATCAGAGGAAAGACAGTGGGTGGGACTGGTGGGACTGGTGTGCCTGTGAAAGGAAAAGCAAGTTGTCAGTTGAGATCAAATTAAATGAAAATAGTAAAGGGAAGACACATATTAAACCATATTCAAATTGTAGGAAAAGAAAATAAGTAGTCGGTTATGATACGATTCCATGAAAATGGTGAAGAGATAACACCCACCATATTAAACCATATTTAAATTGTAGATCAAATTGCACAATAGAccttattatattttaaatatcaCAAATTATTTAATTCTCATTTATTTGACATTTTGAGTGAACATTTTCTTAACATTGGAAAACATCTTTATAAATGGAATAGCTCACTCAAAAGCTTAGAAAAACAAAACCTGTTTGATTATTAAGAtaccacagtgcataaactcaaatTTAAGCAAAATAATCATTGTCATATTTCATAAGACTCCGTTGCTGTCGATGATAGATCAAGTTGCTAATGTATGCTATAATAACCTGTCAAACAACTAAGAAGATTGGACTCGCCAAAGCGCCATTATACTCATTTCAGGTGTTTTTTTCAATTGTTATGTAATATCTCACAGATTTTAGCATATATTGGCTTCTTAAGATAGGCAAATTGGTCTAATTCTACTGTTCAAATACTGGAACTACTTGATATCAATAAATTATTGCACTAAATCAGAAATATTAAAATAATGTACTTGTCCTTTCCAGTAGAGTAGAATTACCACAAATGTTGACTTACCAGATGTAACTGTGACTTGGGTTCCTTTTCCCCAGTAGTCCAAGTAGTACCACAGTGACATAAAGTAAGAGCATTCTAATACAAAAACTTTCCAAatatagaattaaaaatgtctcaAAAGGACGTAACAATTACTTACCAGATGTAACTGTGACTTGCGTTCCTTTACCCCAGAAGTCCATGTAGTCATAGCTGTCACAGTGATATAACATAATGTGTTTACAATGAAAATACtattacataaaaaaaagaatgaacaCAGGAAAAGCTGTTCCTCAAAAATTATTTCTCAAGCAACTCCCTTGAGATTTGATATTTTTTCCGGTGTGCTCCCTGACGTTTTGATTGTGTTTGGATATGTGTGCATAGCCAGAGATGGGTAGTTATGTGCTACATTTATTTTGTTATACAATTACtcaagtaactttttggataactGTACTTGTCTGAGTAGTTTTAATACAACATACTCTTTACTTTTACCACTTTCACTCCGCTACCTTAAGTTTAATTCTGATCGCTACATGTTGGTCTAGTGagtgaggtgaccaagaacccgatggtcactctgtcagagctacagcattcctctgtggagagaaggGAACCTTCTCCaaagacaaccatctctgcagcaatccaccaatcaggcctgtatggtatagtggtcAGACGGAAACATTTCTTCGTAAAAAGTTTGcttaaatgcacctgaaagactctgacCATGAGAAATAAAAtcttctggtctgatgagacaaagattacaTTTTTCGccatgaatgccaggcgtcatgtttggaggaaaccaggcaccgctcatcaccaggccaataccagccCCAcattgaagcatggtggtggcagcatcatgctgtggggatgatgGAATACAGAGACTGGTCAGGGtagaaggaaagatgaatgcagccggAATAGAAAACACTTTAATGCCTGCAAAAATTTTTAGGGCTCTGGTGGTCTCTAATAAGCCTGCGTACTTGAAACAcaaatattttaaagttggaCATGGGGAGACCCTAGAATAATACGTTACATTGATTAAtacgagacgtaacaaacgcatgtaTAATGATCTCTAAGTCAcaagtggacaaaatgggacacatttctTACATTGAACAAAGAGCACAGTCTTCAAGTCAAATTAATTGTGTGTTAAAcacacttggccaataaagctgattctggctctgattttaatgatattactgctgttttagtaacattcttaatatgCAGCAGAAACGAGAAAGTTGGGTCAAAAATAATGCCAAGATTTTTTGCAGAGTCGCTTTGGACAATTGTTTTATTATCGAAATTCAAAGTGGTAACCGCAAACAAGTGCTTGTTTCTAGCAGGACAATAATCAACATGTCCGTTTTCTTTGagttaagatgcaaaaagaaTAACCATTTTGTTACACAGAGTTAATActatatctgctgctattttaGCTGACGAGTATGTTCTGACCCGCAAAGGAAACTTCAATAAAGCCTTTTCTCCGTCGCAGCATGGTCCAATCACGCACCATCAGATAAGTAGGCAACATGTGGCACCATCTAACTATGGcacatgttgaagaggttcatttagcctactgatggCACAGTTAAAGTAAGGCTCATGTGCACATACTGCAAGAAACCTAGTCATTTGATAAACAGCTGTCCCTTGTTGAAGTGAACCAAATCAAAACCAGTAGTTCTGGTAAAGGCCCCTTCAGTGCCACATTCCTTTAAAAGTGAGTGTGCGGATCCAGCTGTTTATTCCCCTTTTATTATGAAGGGTGCTGCCTCACTGTCTGATAGGAACGTAAGAGTCCCAGTTACTATTTTACGTGATACTGCAGTCTCAAGGTCTATTTTCCTTTGTGGTGTGTTGCCTCTTTCATATAAAACCTCCTTAAAACGTAACGAGCTGGTGCAAGGCTTtggaattaaatttgctaatttaCCCATGCACTCTGGTGTTGCAAGCAGTGAGCGGAGACGGGCCGGGGTGGTAATTCTTGTTGCCCCTCGGCTCAAAGCCCGTACGTTGGATTTTAATCCGGGtcggggaacgggtcctgactgttgtttgtgctgatgcaccaaacagcagttcagagtacccaccctttttggattcccttgagggagtactggaaagtgctcatGGCTCATGGGACCCccaaggcagcggacaggtaccgacaagcCAAAACTCTGACATGGGAAGAGTTTGGCGAAGCaatggaaaacgacttctggacggcttcaaagtgattctggaccatcatctgccgcctcaggagagggaagcagtgcactgtcaacaccgtataTGGTGGGGATGTTGTGCTGTTGACCTTGACTCAGgacgttgtggatcggtggagggaatactttgacgACCTCCTCTATTccacctacacgtcttcctatgaagaagcagtgcctggggaatctgtggtgggctctcctatttctgaggctgaggttgccgaggtagttaaactCCTCGGTGGCATGGCCCCAGGGGTAGATGAGATCCGACCAGAGTTcgttaaggctctggatgctgtggggctgtcttggttgacaagactctgcaacattgtgtGGACATCGGGGCAGGTGCCTCTGCATTGCCAGGTGGTTCCTCtcgttaagaaggggaaccggagggtgggttctaactatcgtggatcacactcctcagccttcccggtaagttgTATCTGGTTGTACTGGAGAtgaggctacgccagatagtcgaacctGGGATCAAGAGCAGCAGtgaggttttcgtcctggtcgtgtaactgtggaccagctctttactctcggcagggttcttgagggtcaatgggagtttgtccaacctgtctacatgtgctttgtggactttgagaaggccttcgactgtgtccctcgggaagtcctgtggggagtgctcagagagtatggggtattggaccgtctgattgtggtggtccacttcctgtatgatcggtgtgagagcttggtccgcataataacttttatggacagaatttctaggcgcagtcagggcgttgaggggatccggtttggtgattgtaggattaggtctctgctttttgcagatgatgtagtcctgatagcttcatctggccaggatcttcagctctcactagatcggttcgcagccaagtgtgaagcgactgggatgagaatcagcacctccaaatccgagtccatggttctcgtgcggaaaagggtgaagtgtcatctccaggttggggaggagatcttgccccaagtggaggagttcaagtacctgggagtcttgttcaggagtgagggaagagtggatcgtgagatcgccaggcggatcggtgtggcgtctgcagtgatgcggacatcGGTCCATCGTGGTCAAGAAGGATCTGAGCCAGAAgacaaaactctcaatttactggtcaatctacgttcccatcctcacctatggtcatgagctttgggttatgaccgaaaggacaaaattagtttcctccatcGGGTGGGGTGCTTTttcttagagataaggtgagaagctctgtaattcgggaggagctcaaagtaaagccgctgctcctccacatcgagaggaaccagatgaggtggttcaggaatctggtcaggatgccccccggaCGACTCCCTGGGGAGgtatttagggcatgtccgaccagtaggaggccacgggggaaaCCCAGGATACGTTTGGGAGactgtgtctcccggctggcctgggaacacctcgggatcccccgggaggggcTGGACAAAGTGACTGGGTAAAGGAAAGTCTAGGCATCCCTTCTTCAGCTGCTGTCAACGCAACCCGACATCGGAtatgcggaagaagatggatggattgaccCAAGCACTCTCTTCAGGTGGCCTTTTTTCTCCCCACCATTCACTGTGTTACGAGCACCATTTTATTGATTATTTCCCATTACTCTTTACTAGGTAATTCTTTTAGTGAGGTAGTAGctaaacatgataaacatgacaTACCAATACACGATTTGATGCGATCTAAAAGAATGTTCTGATCAACGGTATTGAAGGCAGCACTGAGAACAACACTGATGTAGCGTGCCTTTCAGCTGAGCTAGCACTATATTATACCATACCCTGAGTTACAATAGGTTGCCATTTTGAGCGCACCAATACTCACATGTTTGTGATGAAAGCGTCACTCTCCACTTCATCTCTGCATCCTGACAGGCAGCAACGTCCTCTGACTGGTGCTGTTGTAGAGCATCTGCACAGGGGTccccaacatacttgccaaccctcccgaattttccgggagactcccgaatttcagtgcctctcccgaaaatctcccgggacaaccattctcccgaatttctcccgatttccagccggacttaaggcacgccccctccaggtccgtgtggacctgagtgaggacagcctgtcgtcacgtccgcttttccttcatatagacagcgtgccggcccagtcacgttataacatctacggcttttggagagtgcacaactgcacacacaacaagaaggagacgaagcagaagaacgaagaagagacagtcatggcgacgacgagtgacagaatagaacgaggatggacaatttcaaccctaaactcactcctttcctgcaaattgaatttcacagatgctgcccatacctatgctccttcagaggcactttcaaatacaacaatgagtagaggagtgtcatgtgtgtgtatatgtgtaaataaatgaacactgaaattcaagtatttattttatgtatatattagggctgtcaaatgattaaaatttttaatcagattaatcacagcttaaaaattaattaatcatgattaatcaccattcgaactatgtccaaaatatgccattaactgtatatttttgtgggaattgaaagataaatgacagaagacatgtgcatttaacatatgtatgcatgtttattttaataacatcctgttttttacaatgacatttcctcgtcaaaataggaaaacaaaataggatggcgtctcttatttaaatgaaactgaaatagtaaaacaaaataggatggtgtctccttctgtaacacactagccatcttggccatttctcttcaacaaaggaaaaacaaagagatttctcttttttatcaaaccaaaagaacatggcctacacaattacatgtggcccgcttctctattcatcctttagccagttactgaggcaaaccaatttgtccacattttctgagagtaaagctgaccgcttcttttgcacaatgtgaccggcaagtgagaagagtctttcacagggaactgaggatgcaggagtggctagatatttccgagccaacggagccagcttgtcatgggctcctgcatgagatgaccaccactgcaagggacagtccgtcatttcaatggtgggctctgctctgtacctgtgtaaggctctgtcaggctgtacctcttcatctgattctgaatctgagcccagctgtagaagaaggttcattttcttcttgggtggcccatcttcagtagtgtgtgaaggtcttccaggtgattcacgcagaaggcctccaagtttggtccacacctcctctctgtctgccttgggcacacttttcaagtccttaaaacgtgggtccagtgcggttgcaatcttgagccatgcattgttggtgtgttcttggcgggagcctaggtcgtctttgaatttggtcttaaatctaatcatgtatgcagggtcctcatcagaagtttccattacacggtgtaagtggcagagggcaggtagtaccactgagcaggagacgtaggcctccccacccaggatctgagtcacatacctgcagtggaaaacacacacacacacacacacacagagagagagacacagagacagatacacacacacacacacacacacacacacacagacacagagacagatacacacacacacacacacacacacacacacacacacacacacagagacagacagacacacacacacacacacacacacacacagacagacagatacacacacacacacacacacacagccacagacagacacacacacacacacacacagacagatacacacacacacacacacagacagacaga
This window encodes:
- the LOC133642726 gene encoding zinc finger BED domain-containing protein 4-like; protein product: MLTPAEWDKLQRLETLLEPCRYVTQILGGEAYVSCSVVLPALCHLHRVMETSDEDPAYMIRFKTKFKDDLGSRQEHTNNAWLKIATALDPRFKDLKSVPKADREEVWTKLGGLLRESPGRPSHTTEDGPPKKKMNLLLQLGSDSESDEEVQPDRALHRYRAEPTIEMTDCPLQWWSSHAGAHDKLAPLARKYLATPASSVPCERLFSLAGHIVQKKRSALLSENVDKLVCLSNWLKDE